The Streptomyces fungicidicus nucleotide sequence GCTGCTCGCCGCGATCCGCGCGGTGCACAGCGGCGACGCCGTGGTCGCCCCCTCCACCACCCGCCGGCTCCTGGACCGGTTCGCGCCGATGCTGCCCGGCACGGGCAAGCAGGCCGAGCACCAGGAACTGGGACGGCTCACCGGGCGCGAGCGGGAGGTCATGGTGCTGGTCGCGCAGGGCCTGTCCAACGGCGAGATCGCGGCCCGGCTGGTGCTCTCCGAGGCCACCGTGAAGACCCACGTCGGCCGCATCCTGACCAAGCTGGGGCTGCGGGACCGGGTGCAGGTGGTCGTCCTCGCCTACGAGACGGGTCTGGTGCGGGCCGGCGGACACGGCTGAACGCGCGGCCGCGCGTCGGTAGGGTGCGCGCATGCTTCTGTGGATCAACGGGCCCTTCGGGGGCGGCAAGACGCAGACCGCACATGAGATACGGCGCCGTCTGCCGGGCAGCGTCGTCTGCGACCCGGAGCATCCGGGGTTCGGCCTGAACCGCATGCTGCCGCCCGGACTGCGCGGCGACTTCCAGGACTTGAGGTCCTGGCGGCAGGGCGTGGTCGAGGTCCTCGACCTGACCCTCACCCGGCACGAGGGCGTGGTGATCGCGCCGATGACCGTCACCGATCCCGGGCACTTCGCGGAGACCGTGGGCCGGCTGCGCGAACTCGGCCACGACGTCCACCACTTCACCCTCCTCGCCGAGCGCGAGACGGTGCTGCGGCGGCTGCGGGAGCGCGGCCTCGGCCGCCTCCTCGGGTCGGTCCTGGGCAACGCCGCCCTCCGCCGGGAGAGCTGGGCGGTGCGGCGGCTCGACGACTGCCTGGAGCGGCTGCGCGAGCCGGAGTTCGCCGAGCACCTGTGGACGGACCGCGTCACGGTGCCGAGAACGGCCGACCGCATCGCCGTGCTCGCCGGCCTGACGCTGCGCCCCAACCACGAGGGCCGGCTGCGGACCCGGCTGCGGCAGGCGGGCGTGGGCATCCGGCACATCCGCCTCGACTGATACGCGGGGTGCGCGCCGTCAGCGCAGGATCCCCTCCAGGAAGTCGCTGCCGAGCCGCGCCACGACCGTCACGTCCAGCTGGTGCAGCACATACCGCCCGCGGCGGCGCGTGGTGAGCAGGCCGGCCTTCTTCAGCACGCCCAGGTGCCGGGATATCTCCGGCGCCGTCATACCGTGCGCCTGGGCCAGCTCACTGGTGGTGTACGCGCTGCGGGCGAGGTTCCGGCACATGCGCATACGGACCGGGTGGGACAGCGCGGTCATCCGCAGGGCCAGCTGCCCGACCGTCTGCGGGGCGGCCAGCTCCGGGGAGCCGACCGGGTAGTGCAGCACCGGCTGCCAGCCGTACCGGTGCAGCACCATCAGGTGCGGCCAGCCGAGGCTGGTCGGGATCAGCAGCAGCCCGCCGTCGCCCGTGGCCGTCCGGCCCTCGCCCAACTTGTCCACGGTGATCCGCCCCGCGGCCTCGTCGACCGTCACCGCGGGCGACACCGCCGTCAGCGCCCCGGCCGGCCCCTTGTGCCGGAGCAGGTCGGTCTTGTGGCGGGTGTCCGCTGCGAGCTGGTGCCGCAGCCGGGACCAGGTCTCGGCGAAGAAAGCCTCGTCGCAGTCCTCGAGGAACTGCCGGAGCCGGCCCCGGATCCCCGGCGGGTCGGACAGCAGCCGCTCGGTGAACTCCGTCTGGCGCGGCCCCCGCGCGGCGGCCAGCTCCAGCGAGCGGCGCCTCAGCCCCGCGTCGGTGAGCGGCCCGGCGCCCGGCAGGCCGTAGGGGAGCGCGCAGGTGAACTCCAGGGCGGCGTCCACGAACTGCTCGTCGGACAGCTTGTCCAGCAGGTCCAGGTCCTCCGCGAGGGTGCCGCCCGGGAGCGTGGTGCGGCCCGGAACGCCGGCGCACGGCAGGAACAGGTCCGAGAACGTGCTGCGCCACAGGAAGTCCGCCTCGCACATCCGGTCCGCGAGGTGCGGGTCCAGGCGTGCGGTCACGCCGGTCGCCCAGGCCTGCAGCCCCGGGTGGTGTCCCGGCTCGGACAGCGCGTGCAGCGCCATGCCCAGCTCCGCCAGCGGGGAGGGCACGACGGCGACCTGTTCCGGCCGCAGCCCCGAGATGTCGATGTGCACGCCCATGCCCACATGGTGCACGAGCCCTCGGGGGCGCTGCCCCCGAACCCCCGCTCCTCAAACGCCGGAGGGGCTGAAGTCAGCCCCTCCGGGGCGAGAGAGGTCAGGCCTGGACCAGCCGCCGGGCGAACTGCACCGCCGCCCCGCGTACGTCGTCGGCGGTCCACTCGAGGCCCGCCGCCCGCACGTACACCTCCGTGAAGGACAACCCCGGCCCCTTGGCGTCCCAGTGGTTCGCGAAGAGCACCGCCCCCGTCTCCTCCGCCACCGCGATCGCCACCTCGGCGGCCACCTCCGCCTCGTACGGCAGCCACACCTGGAAGTCGTGAGTGTGCGGCACCTCCGGATGCACCCGGAACCAGGGCAGCCCCCCGGCCTCCAGCCCCTCCCGCAGCGCCCCGGCCACCACGCGCGCGTGGCGGACGTACTCCGGCAGCCGGGGCAGTTCCCGCTCCAGGCCGATCAGCGCGGACAGCGCGGTCGGGAACTGCTGGAAGACGTTGCCCCCGTACCGGTGCCGCCAGGCCCTCGCCTCGTCGACCAGCGTCGCGGGCCCGGCGAGGGCCGCGCCGCCGAAGGCGTCGAGGGACTTGTAGAACGACACGTAGACGCTGTCCGCGAGACCGGCGATCTCCTCCAGCGGCCGCCCGAAGTGCTCGGTGCACTCCCACAGCCTGGCCCCGTCGAAGTGGACGACCGCCTCGCGTTCCCGCGCGGCGTCCACCACCCCGGTCAGCTCCTCCCAGGTGGGCAGCACGAAACCGGCGTCCCGCAGCGGAAGTTCCAGCATCAGCGCCCCGAAGGGCTCCTCGAAGTCGCGTACCTCGGCGGCGGTCGGCAGCCGGGGCTCGTTCGTGATCCGCACCGGACGCAACCCGCTGACCTGGCTGAACGCGTTGCGCTCGTACACCTCCGGGTGGCTGAGCGGATGCAGGGCCACCGCCGGGTCGCCGGTGCGGCCGGCCCAGCAGCGCAGGGCCACCTGCTGGGCCATGGTGCCGGTCGGGAAGAACGCGGCGGCCTCGGTGCCCAGCAGCTCCGCGACCCGCTTCTCCAGCGCCTCGACGACGCCGTTGCCGTAGATGTCGGACGTCTCGTCGAGGTCGTACACGTCGCCCGCCGCCGCCAGCAGGGCCAGCCGCTCGCCGAGCGGGGCGAGGAAGCCGAGGCGGGCGAGCACCCGCGGGGCGCTGCGCCAGGCGGCTATCCGCCGCTCGCGGGACGTCGGCGCCGCCGCCGTGCCCGCCGCGTCCCCCTGGCCCCGCTCGTCCTCGTGGCCCCGCTCGTCCCCGGTCCGTGCCTCGTCGGTGCCGTCCGTCGTTTCCGTCATGCCCGCGATCATCCCGCGTCCCGGCCCGCGCGGGCATCCACATTTCCGCACGCGGGTGTGGTGCGGCGGCGCACGGAAACCCACAGCCTGTGGACAACCGACCGCCCCCGGAACCGATCGCGTTAACATGACGAGAAATCGTCCGGTACCCCGAGCGGACTGGAACGGGAAGGCCCCCGCTGCGTGAACACAACCCCACAGCCAGACCCCCAGGACCGCCCCGCGCGGCTCACCGTCGGCGTCGTCGGCGCCGGACGCGTGGGCCCCGCCCTCGCCGCGTCGCTCCAGCTCGCCGGGCACCGCCCGGTGGCGGTCTCCGCCGTCTCCGAAGCCTCCCGCAGGCGTGCCGAGCAGCTGCTCCCCGACGTGCCGGTGGTGCCGCCCGCCGAGGTCCTGCAGCGGTCCGAGCTGGTCCTGCTGACCGTCCCGGACGACGCCCTGCCGGAACTGGTCTCCGGACTCGCCGACACCGGCGCGGTACGGCCCGGCCAGCTGCTCGTGCACACCTCGGGCCGCTACGGCGCGAGGGTCCTCGACCCCGCCCTGCGGGCCGGAGCCCTGCCGCTCGCCCTGCACCCCGCCATGACGTTCACCGGCACCCCCGTCGACGTGCAGCGCCTCGCCGGATGCTCCTTCGGCGTCACCGCCCCCGAGGAGCTGCGGCTGGCCGCCGAGGCCCTCGTCATCGAGATGGGCGGCGAGCCGGAGTGGATCTCCGAGGAGAACCGCCCGCTCTACCACGCCTCCCTCGCACTGGGCGCCAACCACCTGGTCACCCTGGTCGCCCAGTCCCTGGAACTGCTGCGCACCGCCGGAGTCGGGGCACCCGACCGGATGCTCGGCCCGCTGCTCGGCGCCGCCCTGGACAACGCCCTGCGCTCCGGCGACGCGGCCCTCACAGGCCCGGTCGCCCGCGGCGACGCCGGCACGGTCGCCGCGCACGTCACCGAGCTGCGGCGGCACGCGCCGGGGGCCGTCGCCGGCTATCTCGCGATGGCCCGCGCGACCGCCGACCGCGCCCTCGCCCACGGCCTGCTGAAGCCGGAACTCGCCGAGGACCTGCTCGGCGTCCTCGCCGACGAGGCCGCCGGGGCCGACGGCACCGGAAGCACCGGATCCACGCCGGGGGAGGACCGATGAGCGGCACACCCCGCCCCACCGCCCACCCCCGCCGCACGACGCCGCGCGCGTCCCGGAACGGAGCCGCCCGATGACCGCCACCCTGCTGCGCACCGCCGCCGAACTGCACACACGCGCGCGGAAGGGCCGCCGCGCCGTCGTGATGACCATGGGCGCGCTGCACGAGGGCCACGCGACGCTGATCCGCACCGCGCGGAAGGCGGCGGGCCCCGACGGCGAGGTCGTGGTCACCGTCTTCGTCAACCCGCTGCAGTTCGGCGCGGGCGAGGACCTGGACCGCTACCCGCGCACCCTGGACGCCGACCTCGACCTCGCCGGACGGTCGGGCGCCGACGTCGTGTTCGCCCCCGCCGTGGACGAGGTCTACCCGGGCGGCGAACCCCAGGTCCGCATCACCGCCGGCCCCATGGGCGCCCGCCTGGAGGGCGCGTCCCGCCCCGGCCACTTCGACGGCGTGCTCACCGTCGTCGCCAAACTGCTCCACCTCACCCGTCCCGACCTCGCCCTGTACGGCCAGAAGGACGCCCAGCAGCTCGCCCTGATCCGCCGCATGGTGCGGGACCTGAACTTCGGCCTGGAGATCGTCGGCGTGCCCACGGTCCGCGAGGAGGACGGGCTCGCCCTGTCCAGCCGCAACCGGTACCTCTCGCCCGCCGAGCGGCGCACCGCGCTCGCCCTCTCCCAGGCCCTGTTCGCCGGCCGCGACCGGCACGCGGCCCAGCAGGCGCTGCGCGCGCGGGCCAGCGCGGTGCCCACCACCCGTGCCCGTGCCGAGGCGCTCAGCGCGATCGGGGAGTCCCGCGCGGCGGCCGACGCGCACGCCGTCGCCACGACCGCCGGCGGACCGGCGGCCCTCCTGGCGACCGCCCGTCTGGTCCTCGACGAGGCCGCCCGCCTCGAACCGCCCCTCGCCCTGGACTACCTGGCCCTGGTCGACCCGTCCGACTTCACCGGGATCGGCGACGACTTCACCGGTGAGGCCGTCCTCGCCGTGGCCGCCCGGGTGGGCGCCACCCGCCTGATCGACAACATCACCCTGACCTTCGGATCCTTCGGAGACGCCGCGTGACCAGCACAGGCATACGCCCGCCCGTCGCCCGCCCCCGGCTGCACGCGCCGGCGCCCGGGTGGTCCATCGCCGCGGACGTCGTGGTCGTCGGCTCCGGCGTCGCCGGCCTCACCGCCGCACTGCGCTGCGAGGCCGCGGGACTGACGACGGTCGTCGTCACCAAGGCCCGCCTCGACGACGGCTCCACCCGCTGGGCGCAGGGCGGCATCGCCGCGGCCCTCGGCGAGGGCGACACCCCCGAACAGCACCTGGACGACACCCTGGTCGCCGGCGCGGGCCTGTGCGACGAGGAAGCGGTCCGCCTCCTGGTCACCGAGGGCCCCGACGCCGTACGCCGCCTCATCGCGACCGGCGCGCACTTCGACGAGTCGACCGACGGCGCCCTCGAACTCACCCGCGAGGGCGGCCACCACCGCCGCCGCATCGCCCACGCGGGCGGCGACGCCACCGGCGCGGAGATCTCCCGCGCCCTGGTCGAGGCGGTCCGAGCCCGGGGACTGCGCACCATCGAGAACGCCCTCGTCCTGGACCTCCTCACGGACGCCGGGGGCCGCACCGCCGGCGTCACCCTGCACGTCATGGGCGAGGGCCAGCACGACGGCGTGGGAGCCGTCCACGCGCCCGCCGTGGTCCTGGCGACCGGCGGCATGGGCCAGGTCTTCTCGGCCACCACGAACCCCTCCGTCTCCACGGGCGACGGCGTGGCCCTCGCGCTGCGCGCGGGAGCCGAGGTGAGCGACCTCGAGTTCGTCCAGTTCCACCCCACCGTGCTCTTCCTCGGCCCGGACGCGGAGGGCCAGCAGCCCCTGGTGTCCGAGGCGGTACGCGGCGAGGGCGCCCATCTCGTGGACGCCGACGGCGTGCGCTTCATGCAGGGGCGGCACGAGCTCGCCGAACTGGCGCCCCGGGACATCGTCGCCAAGGGCATCATGCGCCGCATGCGGGAGCGGGACGCCGAGCACATGTACCTCGACGCCCGCCACTTCGGCGCCGAGATGTGGGAGAACCGGTTCCCCACGATCCTCGCCGCCTGCCGCGCCCACGGCATCGACCCGGTCACCGAGCCGGTCCCGGTCGCCCCGGCCGCCCACTACGCCTCCGGCGGCGTCCGCACCGACTCCCACGGGCGCACCACCGTCCCCGGCCTCTACGCGTGCGGCGAGGTCGCCTGCACCGGAGTGCACGGCGCCAACCGCCTGGCCTCCAACTCCCTCCTCGAAGGCCTGGTCTACGCCGAGCGCATCGCCGCCGACATCGCGGGCGCCGGGGACGCCCTCGCCGCCCGCGTGCCCCAGCCGCTCCCGGCCGCCGAGCGGCCCGCGTACCCGCTGCTCCCCGCCGAGGCCCGCCTCACCATCCAGCGGGCCATGACCCGGGGCGCCGGCGTCCTGCGCTCCGAGGAGTCCCTCGCCGGGGCGGCCGACCGGCTCCACCGGCTGCACGCCGACGCCCGCGACGCCCTCGACGAGCACGGCAAGACGGCCGAGCCCGGCGTCGACACCTGGGAGGCGACCAACCTCCTGTGCGTGGCCCGGGTCCTGGTCGCCGCCGCGCGGCAGCGGGAGGAGACCCGCGGCTGCCACTGGCGCGAGGACCGTCCCGAACGCGACGACACGACCTGGCGCCGCCACATCGTCGTACGGCTGAATCCCGACCGATCGCTGGCGGTGCGCACCACCGACACCACAGACTTCCCCCCGACCCTCCCTCAGCCCCAGGAGCAGTGACAGCAGTGACCACCCCCGACCTTCCCCTCGTGTCCTCCGGCGGCTGTGGCGACGGCTGTGGCTGCGGCGCCGACGAGGAGACCTACCTGGAGTGCGGCCTCGACCCCGCGCTCGCACAGCTCCTGGCCGACGCGGGCCTCGACCCGGTCGAGGTCGAGGACATCGCCAACGTGGCGCTCCAGGAGGACCTGGCGCACGGCGTGGACGTGACCACGGTCGCGACCATCCCGGAGGACGCCGTCGCCACCGCCGACTTCACCGCGCGGGAGGCGGGCACCGTGGCGGGCCTCAGGATCGCCGAGGCCGTCATGTCGGTCGTCTGCACGGAGGAGTTCGAGGTCGAACGCCACGCGGAGGACGGCGACCGCGTCGAGGCCGGCCAGACCCTGCTCTCCGTCACGACCCGCACCCGCGACATCCTCACGGCGGAACGCAGCGCCCTGAACCTCCTGTGCCGCCTGTCCGGCATCGCGACCGCCACCCGCGCCTGGGCGGACGTCCTCGAGGGCACCGGAGCCAAGGTCCGCGACACCCGCAAGACCACGCCCGGCCTGCGCAGCCTGGAGAAGTTCGCCGTGCGCTGCGGCGGCGGCGTCAACCACCGCATGTCCCTCTCGGACGCGGCCCTGGTCAAGGACAACCACGTGGTGGCCGCGGGCGGCGTCGCCGAGGCCTTCACCGCGGTCCGCGAGCGCTTCCCGGACCTCCCCATCGAGGTCGAGGTCGACACCCTGCACCAGCTCCGCGAGGTCCTGGACGCCGGCGCCGACCTGATCCTGCTGGACAACTTCACCCCCGCCGAGTGCGCGGAAGCGGTGGCCCTCGTCGACGGCCGCGCCGCCCTCGAGGCGTCCGGCCGCCTCACCCTGGCCAACGCCAAGGCGTACGCGGACACGGGCGTCGACTACCTGGCCGTGGGAGCCCTGACCCACTCCTCCCCCATCCTGGACATCGGCCTCGACCTGCGAGCGGCGGAGTAGGACCGGCCATGCTGCTGACGATCGACGTAGGCAACACACACACCGTCCTGGGCCTCTTCGACGGCGAGGACATCGTCGAACACTGGCGCATCTCCACGGACGCGCGCCGCACGGCGGACGAGCTCGCGGTCCTCCTCCAGGGCCTGATGGGCATGCACCCGCTGCTGGGCGAGGAGCTCGGCGACGGCATCGACGGCATCGCCATCTGCGCGACGGTCCCGTCCGTGCTGCACGAACTCCGCGAGGTCACCCGCCGGTACTACGGCGACGTCCCCGCGGTGCTCGTCGAGCCGGGCGTCAAGACCGGGGTGCCGATCCTCACCGACAACCCCAAGGAGGTCGGCGCGGACCGCATCATCAACGCGGTGGCGGCGGTCGACCTCTACGGCGGCCCGGCCATCGTCGTGGACTTCGGCACGGCGACGACGTTCGACGCGGTGAGCGCCCGCGGGGAGTACATCGGCGGCGTCATCGCGCCCGGCATCGAGATCTCCGTCGAGGCGCTCGGCGTCCGCGGCGCGCAGCTGCGCAAGATCGAGGTGGCCCGGCCGCGGAGCGTGATCGGGAAGAACACGGTCGAGGCGATGCAGTCCGGCATCATCTACGGGTTCGCCGGTCAGGTCGACGGCGTGGTCAACCGGATGGCGCGGGAGCTCGCGGACGATCCCGAGGACGTGACGGTCATCGCCACGGGTGGGCTGGCGCCGATGGTGCTGGGGGAGAGCTCGGTCATCGACGAGCACGAGCCGTGGCTGACGCTGATGGGACTCCGCCTGGTGTACGAACGCAACGCGTCCCGCCTGTAGCCCGGCGTGGGTGCGGGCCGGGGGGTGTCGCGCAGCCCGGCGCTTACGGGGTGCCGCCGCGCCCACCCGTGCCGCCCTGCGGCACGACTGCCCGCGGAGACGGCGGGTGCGGAGGCGTGGCTGCCGGCGACGGCGGGGAGGGGGTGGGGCGGGGGTGGTCGCCCGCAGTGGCTGGCGCGTCCGCGCCCTGTACCCCTTCCAGCGGGGCCAGTCGCGCCAGTCCGAGGACGTCCACCCCCGCCCCGCCCCCGCACCACCCACCCACCCGCCCCACCCACCCACGCAGCCGAGCGGGTGGCACCCCCACGCCACACCCACCCCCTATGCGTTGTTTGTCTGATTAGCGCGTATCGTCGCGGCATGCCCACGCCCTACGGATCCCGCGGCGGCATGGCGTTCGGCGCGGAGGAACTGCGCGTGCTCCGCCGCGCTCTCGCCCTCGCCCTGCACCCCACCCCCGCCTCGGCCGACGACGTCCAGGACTGCCTCCGCCTCGTCGACTCCCTGGACGAGGCGACGCGGGAAAGTGCCCGGCTGCGCGCCTTCCTCCTGGCCGACCTGGGCCGCTACCGCGCCGCCCTCCCCGGTACCGCCGCCGGCTACCTCACCCTCCTGGAAGAGGCGCTGGGCGCCGGCTACCGCCCCCACCCCGACGACCTCGCCGCCCTCCGGGCCCTGCGCGGCAACCCCACCGCCGCCGCCCTCCTGCGCCACTGCCGCCGCACCCACCTCCTGGCCCTCCCCGGAGGCCGCGCGGCCGCGGACGACCCGGCGAAGAAGAAGGACCCGGCCCAGAAGCCCGCCACCCCGGCCCCCGCCCCCGCCCCCAGCCGCCCCGCCCCGTCCCCCCGGCCGGCCCGCCCCGTCCCCACCCCCGGCGAGGTCTTCCCCCGCCGCAAACCCACCCCGCCCCCTCCGAACGAGCACCTGGCCGCCGGCTGACGGCCCCCGCTGGCCTACCCTGGGTCCATGGACTACGTCTCCGCGCTCCTCCCCCCGGCCGTCATGGCCGTCCTCTTCGTCGCCGTGATCCGGGTGATCGTGAAGACCCAGGGTGGCGCCAACAAGACCAAGGAAGACGCCGCGGTCGACGCGGCCCTCGCCCGGGTCGAGGCCTCCCGCCCCACCCCCGGGACCGACGCCTGACGAGCCCCACCCACCGCACCCCTCCAGGGCGTACGACTCCAGGTCGTACGCCCTTTTTGTGCGCGTTCACCCCGCCTCGCGCCCGTCCGGCACGCCATTGCCGGGATCTCCCACTATTGTTCTGAGTTGTGCCTCGCCCATTGGGAGAACTCGAAGACGCGGTCATGACGCGGGTGTGGAAGTGGAACCGCCCGGTGACCGTTCGGGAAGTCCTGGAAGATCTTCAGAAGGAACGGTCCATCGCGTACACCACGGTGATGACCGTT carries:
- a CDS encoding DUF5937 family protein translates to MGVHIDISGLRPEQVAVVPSPLAELGMALHALSEPGHHPGLQAWATGVTARLDPHLADRMCEADFLWRSTFSDLFLPCAGVPGRTTLPGGTLAEDLDLLDKLSDEQFVDAALEFTCALPYGLPGAGPLTDAGLRRRSLELAAARGPRQTEFTERLLSDPPGIRGRLRQFLEDCDEAFFAETWSRLRHQLAADTRHKTDLLRHKGPAGALTAVSPAVTVDEAAGRITVDKLGEGRTATGDGGLLLIPTSLGWPHLMVLHRYGWQPVLHYPVGSPELAAPQTVGQLALRMTALSHPVRMRMCRNLARSAYTTSELAQAHGMTAPEISRHLGVLKKAGLLTTRRRGRYVLHQLDVTVVARLGSDFLEGILR
- a CDS encoding L-aspartate oxidase: MTSTGIRPPVARPRLHAPAPGWSIAADVVVVGSGVAGLTAALRCEAAGLTTVVVTKARLDDGSTRWAQGGIAAALGEGDTPEQHLDDTLVAGAGLCDEEAVRLLVTEGPDAVRRLIATGAHFDESTDGALELTREGGHHRRRIAHAGGDATGAEISRALVEAVRARGLRTIENALVLDLLTDAGGRTAGVTLHVMGEGQHDGVGAVHAPAVVLATGGMGQVFSATTNPSVSTGDGVALALRAGAEVSDLEFVQFHPTVLFLGPDAEGQQPLVSEAVRGEGAHLVDADGVRFMQGRHELAELAPRDIVAKGIMRRMRERDAEHMYLDARHFGAEMWENRFPTILAACRAHGIDPVTEPVPVAPAAHYASGGVRTDSHGRTTVPGLYACGEVACTGVHGANRLASNSLLEGLVYAERIAADIAGAGDALAARVPQPLPAAERPAYPLLPAEARLTIQRAMTRGAGVLRSEESLAGAADRLHRLHADARDALDEHGKTAEPGVDTWEATNLLCVARVLVAAARQREETRGCHWREDRPERDDTTWRRHIVVRLNPDRSLAVRTTDTTDFPPTLPQPQEQ
- a CDS encoding type III pantothenate kinase, with protein sequence MLLTIDVGNTHTVLGLFDGEDIVEHWRISTDARRTADELAVLLQGLMGMHPLLGEELGDGIDGIAICATVPSVLHELREVTRRYYGDVPAVLVEPGVKTGVPILTDNPKEVGADRIINAVAAVDLYGGPAIVVDFGTATTFDAVSARGEYIGGVIAPGIEISVEALGVRGAQLRKIEVARPRSVIGKNTVEAMQSGIIYGFAGQVDGVVNRMARELADDPEDVTVIATGGLAPMVLGESSVIDEHEPWLTLMGLRLVYERNASRL
- a CDS encoding AAA family ATPase — encoded protein: MLLWINGPFGGGKTQTAHEIRRRLPGSVVCDPEHPGFGLNRMLPPGLRGDFQDLRSWRQGVVEVLDLTLTRHEGVVIAPMTVTDPGHFAETVGRLRELGHDVHHFTLLAERETVLRRLRERGLGRLLGSVLGNAALRRESWAVRRLDDCLERLREPEFAEHLWTDRVTVPRTADRIAVLAGLTLRPNHEGRLRTRLRQAGVGIRHIRLD
- a CDS encoding Rossmann-like and DUF2520 domain-containing protein, which gives rise to MNTTPQPDPQDRPARLTVGVVGAGRVGPALAASLQLAGHRPVAVSAVSEASRRRAEQLLPDVPVVPPAEVLQRSELVLLTVPDDALPELVSGLADTGAVRPGQLLVHTSGRYGARVLDPALRAGALPLALHPAMTFTGTPVDVQRLAGCSFGVTAPEELRLAAEALVIEMGGEPEWISEENRPLYHASLALGANHLVTLVAQSLELLRTAGVGAPDRMLGPLLGAALDNALRSGDAALTGPVARGDAGTVAAHVTELRRHAPGAVAGYLAMARATADRALAHGLLKPELAEDLLGVLADEAAGADGTGSTGSTPGEDR
- the nadC gene encoding carboxylating nicotinate-nucleotide diphosphorylase gives rise to the protein MTTPDLPLVSSGGCGDGCGCGADEETYLECGLDPALAQLLADAGLDPVEVEDIANVALQEDLAHGVDVTTVATIPEDAVATADFTAREAGTVAGLRIAEAVMSVVCTEEFEVERHAEDGDRVEAGQTLLSVTTRTRDILTAERSALNLLCRLSGIATATRAWADVLEGTGAKVRDTRKTTPGLRSLEKFAVRCGGGVNHRMSLSDAALVKDNHVVAAGGVAEAFTAVRERFPDLPIEVEVDTLHQLREVLDAGADLILLDNFTPAECAEAVALVDGRAALEASGRLTLANAKAYADTGVDYLAVGALTHSSPILDIGLDLRAAE
- a CDS encoding threonine aldolase family protein is translated as MTETTDGTDEARTGDERGHEDERGQGDAAGTAAAPTSRERRIAAWRSAPRVLARLGFLAPLGERLALLAAAGDVYDLDETSDIYGNGVVEALEKRVAELLGTEAAAFFPTGTMAQQVALRCWAGRTGDPAVALHPLSHPEVYERNAFSQVSGLRPVRITNEPRLPTAAEVRDFEEPFGALMLELPLRDAGFVLPTWEELTGVVDAAREREAVVHFDGARLWECTEHFGRPLEEIAGLADSVYVSFYKSLDAFGGAALAGPATLVDEARAWRHRYGGNVFQQFPTALSALIGLERELPRLPEYVRHARVVAGALREGLEAGGLPWFRVHPEVPHTHDFQVWLPYEAEVAAEVAIAVAEETGAVLFANHWDAKGPGLSFTEVYVRAAGLEWTADDVRGAAVQFARRLVQA
- a CDS encoding response regulator transcription factor codes for the protein MTIRVMLVDDQVLLRTGFRMVLAAQPDMDVVAEAGNGVEALEVLRSTAVDVVLMDVRMPKLDGVETTRRICADTDPPKVLILTTFDLDEYAFSGLKAGASGFMLKDVPPGELLAAIRAVHSGDAVVAPSTTRRLLDRFAPMLPGTGKQAEHQELGRLTGREREVMVLVAQGLSNGEIAARLVLSEATVKTHVGRILTKLGLRDRVQVVVLAYETGLVRAGGHG
- the panC gene encoding pantoate--beta-alanine ligase, which codes for MTATLLRTAAELHTRARKGRRAVVMTMGALHEGHATLIRTARKAAGPDGEVVVTVFVNPLQFGAGEDLDRYPRTLDADLDLAGRSGADVVFAPAVDEVYPGGEPQVRITAGPMGARLEGASRPGHFDGVLTVVAKLLHLTRPDLALYGQKDAQQLALIRRMVRDLNFGLEIVGVPTVREEDGLALSSRNRYLSPAERRTALALSQALFAGRDRHAAQQALRARASAVPTTRARAEALSAIGESRAAADAHAVATTAGGPAALLATARLVLDEAARLEPPLALDYLALVDPSDFTGIGDDFTGEAVLAVAARVGATRLIDNITLTFGSFGDAA